The following are from one region of the Osmia bicornis bicornis chromosome 8, iOsmBic2.1, whole genome shotgun sequence genome:
- the LOC114875182 gene encoding regulatory-associated protein of mTOR isoform X2, giving the protein MITREQRHFQSFSMYSHWCTHSLEVGHGRTMSVIASKPCHEEENSKLTEEDDWRMQMAFCKLRHTASIEGVNCITQTWRMKERMKTVSVALVLCLNVGVDPPDIVKTQPCARLECWIDPLSVSPQKALETIGSNLQKQYERWQPRARYKQSLDPTVEEVKKLCTSLRRNAKEERVLFHYNGHGVPKPTSNGEIWVFNRTYTQYIPLSVYDLQTWMGAPSIYVYDCSNAGIIVESFQQFADQHEKEYEMEKQAVQQNRATGVVGATAPSYKNCIQLAACAANQILPMNPDLPADIFTSCLTTPIKIALRWFVMQNTSKLVPKISLDLIDKIPGQLTDRRTMLGELNWIFTAITDTIAWNTLPRDLFQRLFRQDLLVASLFRNFLLAERILRSYDCTPVSCPKLPPTYQHPMWQAWDLALDLCLAQLPSILENEDQFAHSPFFEEQLTAFQVWLTLGSKNRNPPEQLPIVLQVLLSQVHRLRALELLGCFLDLGPWAVNLALSVGIFPYVLKLLQSNARELRPLLVFIWAKILAVDSTCQADLVRDGGHKYFLSVLQDTSIPSEQRTLAAFVLASIVNDYRPGQIAANHGSLVSICLEQLGDSNALLRQWLCLCLARLWHNYDKARWCGVRDIAHEKLFTLLQDPVPEVRAASVYALGTFINSVTTRSEHANNIDQIIAMTLINTVSHDMSPLVRKELVVALQWMVLHFENSFVTLALAEENSRKDLVVETLSPFSGMRRISSRDRLKMLSPNNAYSADSTDGFSQDRIKRVSSSSSISSLGHSSLGNLPSLSYGSIYMKLWHGLCNLDSDPHPAVAAMSQKVTNHIRNQVKESSAPKEVIETKISSSLSLPPSPSNRTTYLSNSKGESPPTVNSGSDLLRSSRIPSHSNRSRKPIPNTISEEADEVAGIKTPLITSQFVEWSCAQFAQPSVSLESEIESLSDLESRIHYEREWRYLRNKKQRREAREEQLRAVQSKVESQVFHARCPHSPEVLMFHPFEPHLVVALKDFFGVWDCQTGAKLTYCASRGNKMSRITALEFINAHDVSLLMTGSDDGSVRVWKNYSSMLNRDPVLLTAWQALADIQPTTKTSTAGLVTKWEQKSLTLAVTGDVRFVRLWDAETELKKQDIPTGADCCATCIDVDGAGVMMALGCGDGSVRLFDRRLPPLESRVMIWREHTAWVLSTSLRKFDRSAPQLFTGSSSGDIRIFDLRKNSSVSTVQITQGITALAAHEMADIFACGSTNHCISIYNTMGHHLNTIKFHEGFMATRISPVSCLSFHPYRVILAAGCVDSTITAYASEPRR; this is encoded by the exons ATGATCACTCGAGAACAAAGGCATTTCCAGTCCTTTTCTATGTATAGTCACTGGTGTACGCATTCGCTAGAGGTTGG TCACGGGCGTACAATGTCAGTAATTGCCTCAAAACCATGCCACGAGgaagaaaattcgaaattgaCGGAGGAGGATGATTGGAGAATGCAGATGGCATTCTGCAAGCTTAGGCATACAGCGTCGATCGAAGGTGTAAATTGTATTACACAAACATggagaatgaaagaaagg ATGAAAACCGTGAGCGTGGCTCTAGTTTTATGTTTAAATGTTGGCGTCGATCCACCTGACATTGTCAAGACACAACCATGTGCGCGCCTCGAATGTTGGATCG ATCCTTTATCAGTCAGTCCACAGAAAGCTTTAGAAACTATAGGATCTAATTTACAAAAACAGTATGAGAGATGGCAGCCAAGAGCTCGTTATAAACAAAGTTTAGATCCTACAGTGGAGGAGGTAAAAAAATTATGCACCTCTTTAAGGAGAAAtgcaaaagaagaaagagtTTTGTTTCATTATAATGGTCATGGTGTTCCTAAGCCTACTAGTAATGGTGAAATATGGGTATTTAATAGG ACATATACACAATATATTCCTTTGTCTGTATATGATTTGCAAACATGGATGGGTGCACCTAGCATCTATGTATATGATTGTTCTAATGCAGGTATTATAGTGGAGTCTTTTCAACAATTTGCAGATCAACATGAAAAGGAATATGAG ATGGAAAAACAAGCAGTTCAACAGAATCGTGCGACTGGAGTGGTTGGTGCAACGGCACCgtcttataaaaattgtattcagTTGGCAGCGTGCGCAGCTAATCAGATTTTACCTATGAATCCAGATCTACCGGCGGATATATTTACGTCGTGTCTTACAACTCCAATTAAGATTGCGTTACGATG GTTTGTGATGCAAAATACATCCAAACTGGTACCAAAAATTTCACTAGATTTAATAGACAA AATCCCGGGACAGTTAACCGATAGAAGAACAATGTTAGGGGAACTTAATTGGATATTTACAGCAATTACCGACACAATTGCATGGAACACTTTGCCAAGAG ATTTATTCCAAAGATTATTTAGACAAGATTTATTAGTCGCTAGTTTGTTTAGAAACTTTTTACTTGCTGAAAGGATACTTCGTTCGTACGACTGTACCCCTGTTTCGTGTCCAAAATTACCACCTACTTATCAg CATCCTATGTGGCAAGCATGGGATTTGGCACTTGATCTCTGTTTAGCGCAATTACCATCTATTCTTGAAAACGAAGATCAATTTGCGCATTCGCCGTTCTTTGAAGAGCAGCTTACAGCCTTTCAAGTATGGCTTACGTTAGGTTCTAAAAATCGTAACCCTCCAGAACAGCTGCCAATAGTACTTCAAGTATTGCTAAGTCAAGTTCATAGATTAAGAGCGTTAGAATTATTAGGATGTTTCCTTGATCTTGGTCCATGGGCGGTGAACTTGGCTCTCAGCGTGGGCATTTTCCCGTACGTTTTAAAATTGCTTCAAAGCAACGCTAGAGAATTACGCCCGTTACTTGTTTTTATTTGGGCAAAAATTCTTGCTGTTGACAGT ACGTGCCAAGCAGATCTTGTAAGAGATGGCGGACACAAATATTTCTTATCTGTTCTTCAGGATACTTCCATACCG agcGAACAAAGAACATTGGCGGCATTTGTTCTAGCCAGTATTGTAAATGATTATAGACCAGGTCAGATAGCTGCAAATCATGGTAGTCTCGTTTCAATTTGTTTGGAACAACTTGGGGATTCGAACGCTTTATTAAGACAGTGGTTGTGTTTATGTCTTGCGAGACTTTGGCACAATTATGATAAAGCAAGGTGGTGCGGAGTCAGAGATATTGCTCACGAGAAACTATTCACGTTATTACAAGATCCAGTTCCCGAG GTTCGAGCAGCTAGCGTTTACGCTTTGGGCACATTTATAAACAGCGTAACAACCCGCAGCGAACATGCAAATAACATTGATCAAATTATCGCGATGACACTAATTAATACTGTCTCGCATGATATGAGTCCTTTAGTTAGAAAA GAATTAGTAGTAGCGCTTcaatggatggttttgcattttgaaaattcattcgTTACTTTAGCTTTGGCTGAAGAAAATAGTCGAAAAGATCTTGTAGTGGAAACATTATCTCCGTTTAGTGGAATGAGACGTATTAGTTCTAGAGACAGATTAAAAATGCTTTCTCCTAACAACGCGTACAGTGCAGACAGTACGGACGGATTCAGCCAGGATCGCATCAAGAGAGTCTCATCCTCGTCGTCCATTAGTAGTTTAG GACACAGTTCTCTTGGAAATCTACCAAGTCTTTCTTATGGTAGCATATATATGAAATTGTGGCATGGATTATGCAATCTTGACAGCGATCCTCATCCTGCTGTTGCTGCCATGTCTCAGAAGGTCACCAATCATATTCGTAATCAG GTCAAGGAATCATCAGCCCCTAAAGAAGTAATTGAAACTAAAATATCTTCATCGTTATCTCTTCCACCGTCTCCATCAAATCGCACTACATATTTAAG CAACAGCAAAGGAGAATCACCGCCTACGGTAAACTCTGGATCAGATTTATTACGTTCGTCGAGAATACCATCGCATAGTAATCGTTCAAGAAAACCGATTCCTAATACT ATATCAGAAGAAGCTGACGAAGTAGCTGGAATCAAAACTCCATTGATAACTTCGCAATTTGTCGAGTGGAGTTGCGCTCAATTTGCTCAGCCTTCGGTTAGTTTAGAAAGCGAAATAGAATCACTGAGTGATTTGGAAAGTAGAATTCATTATGAAAGAGAATGGCG ATATCTAAGGAATAAAAAGCAAAGACGCGAAGCAAGAGAAGAACAATTGCGAGCGGTACAAAGTAAAGTAGAATCGCAAGTGTTCCATGCAAGATGTCCACATTCTCCGGAAGTTTTAATGTTTCACCCTTTCGAACCTCATTTGGTTGTGGCGTTGAAAGATTTCTTTGG AGTATGGGATTGTCAAACTGGTGCGAAGTTGACTTACTGTGCGAGTCGTGGAAATAAAATGTCGCGTATTACGGCTTTAGAATTTATCAACGCTCACGATGTAAGTTTATTAATGACCGGATCTGATGATGGTTCGGTCAGAGTGTGGAAGAATTACAGCAGTATGTTAAATCGTGACCCGGTCTTACTTACCGCTTGGCAAGCGCTAGCTGATATACAGCCTACGACAAAAACCTCAACTG CTGGGTTAGTCACAAAATGGGAACAAAAGTCCCTTACATTAGCAGTGACAGGTGATGTTCGGTTTGTTAGACTATGGGACGCGGAGACTGAATTGAAAAAGCAAGATATACCGACCGGTGCTGATTGTTGCGCTACGTGTATTGATGTTGATGGCGCAG GTGTAATGATGGCACTAGGTTGCGGAGATGGTTCTGTTCGCTTATTTGATAGAAGATTACCTCCGTTAGAATCAAGAGTTATGATTTGGAGAGAACATACCGCATGGGTATTAAGTACTTCCCTGAGAAAATTTGATAGATCTGCACCACAATTGTTTACCGGTTCGTCCTCAGGGGACATTAGGATATTTGATCTTAGAAAAAATTCGTCTGTAAGCACTGTACAAATAACACAAGGTATTACAGCACTGGCAGCGCATGAAATGGCTGATATCTTTGCTtg CGGGTCAACAAATCATTGTATAAGTATTTACAATACTATGGGTCATCATTTAAACACGATCAAATTTCACGAAGGATTCATGGCTACCCGTATTAGCCCTGTAAGTTGTTTAAGTTTTCATCCCTATCGAGTGATTCTAGCAGCTGGATGTGTTGACAGTACTATTACAGCATACGCGTCTGAACCACGTAGATGA
- the LOC114875182 gene encoding regulatory-associated protein of mTOR isoform X1, with translation MITREQRHFQSFSMYSHWCTHSLEVGHGRTMSVIASKPCHEEENSKLTEEDDWRMQMAFCKLRHTASIEGVNCITQTWRMKERMKTVSVALVLCLNVGVDPPDIVKTQPCARLECWIDPLSVSPQKALETIGSNLQKQYERWQPRARYKQSLDPTVEEVKKLCTSLRRNAKEERVLFHYNGHGVPKPTSNGEIWVFNRTYTQYIPLSVYDLQTWMGAPSIYVYDCSNAGIIVESFQQFADQHEKEYEMEKQAVQQNRATGVVGATAPSYKNCIQLAACAANQILPMNPDLPADIFTSCLTTPIKIALRWFVMQNTSKLVPKISLDLIDKIPGQLTDRRTMLGELNWIFTAITDTIAWNTLPRDLFQRLFRQDLLVASLFRNFLLAERILRSYDCTPVSCPKLPPTYQHPMWQAWDLALDLCLAQLPSILENEDQFAHSPFFEEQLTAFQVWLTLGSKNRNPPEQLPIVLQVLLSQVHRLRALELLGCFLDLGPWAVNLALSVGIFPYVLKLLQSNARELRPLLVFIWAKILAVDSTCQADLVRDGGHKYFLSVLQDTSIPSEQRTLAAFVLASIVNDYRPGQIAANHGSLVSICLEQLGDSNALLRQWLCLCLARLWHNYDKARWCGVRDIAHEKLFTLLQDPVPEVRAASVYALGTFINSVTTRSEHANNIDQIIAMTLINTVSHDMSPLVRKELVVALQWMVLHFENSFVTLALAEENSRKDLVVETLSPFSGMRRISSRDRLKMLSPNNAYSADSTDGFSQDRIKRVSSSSSISSLGNNWEFVRKPCESLGHSSLGNLPSLSYGSIYMKLWHGLCNLDSDPHPAVAAMSQKVTNHIRNQVKESSAPKEVIETKISSSLSLPPSPSNRTTYLSNSKGESPPTVNSGSDLLRSSRIPSHSNRSRKPIPNTISEEADEVAGIKTPLITSQFVEWSCAQFAQPSVSLESEIESLSDLESRIHYEREWRYLRNKKQRREAREEQLRAVQSKVESQVFHARCPHSPEVLMFHPFEPHLVVALKDFFGVWDCQTGAKLTYCASRGNKMSRITALEFINAHDVSLLMTGSDDGSVRVWKNYSSMLNRDPVLLTAWQALADIQPTTKTSTAGLVTKWEQKSLTLAVTGDVRFVRLWDAETELKKQDIPTGADCCATCIDVDGAGVMMALGCGDGSVRLFDRRLPPLESRVMIWREHTAWVLSTSLRKFDRSAPQLFTGSSSGDIRIFDLRKNSSVSTVQITQGITALAAHEMADIFACGSTNHCISIYNTMGHHLNTIKFHEGFMATRISPVSCLSFHPYRVILAAGCVDSTITAYASEPRR, from the exons ATGATCACTCGAGAACAAAGGCATTTCCAGTCCTTTTCTATGTATAGTCACTGGTGTACGCATTCGCTAGAGGTTGG TCACGGGCGTACAATGTCAGTAATTGCCTCAAAACCATGCCACGAGgaagaaaattcgaaattgaCGGAGGAGGATGATTGGAGAATGCAGATGGCATTCTGCAAGCTTAGGCATACAGCGTCGATCGAAGGTGTAAATTGTATTACACAAACATggagaatgaaagaaagg ATGAAAACCGTGAGCGTGGCTCTAGTTTTATGTTTAAATGTTGGCGTCGATCCACCTGACATTGTCAAGACACAACCATGTGCGCGCCTCGAATGTTGGATCG ATCCTTTATCAGTCAGTCCACAGAAAGCTTTAGAAACTATAGGATCTAATTTACAAAAACAGTATGAGAGATGGCAGCCAAGAGCTCGTTATAAACAAAGTTTAGATCCTACAGTGGAGGAGGTAAAAAAATTATGCACCTCTTTAAGGAGAAAtgcaaaagaagaaagagtTTTGTTTCATTATAATGGTCATGGTGTTCCTAAGCCTACTAGTAATGGTGAAATATGGGTATTTAATAGG ACATATACACAATATATTCCTTTGTCTGTATATGATTTGCAAACATGGATGGGTGCACCTAGCATCTATGTATATGATTGTTCTAATGCAGGTATTATAGTGGAGTCTTTTCAACAATTTGCAGATCAACATGAAAAGGAATATGAG ATGGAAAAACAAGCAGTTCAACAGAATCGTGCGACTGGAGTGGTTGGTGCAACGGCACCgtcttataaaaattgtattcagTTGGCAGCGTGCGCAGCTAATCAGATTTTACCTATGAATCCAGATCTACCGGCGGATATATTTACGTCGTGTCTTACAACTCCAATTAAGATTGCGTTACGATG GTTTGTGATGCAAAATACATCCAAACTGGTACCAAAAATTTCACTAGATTTAATAGACAA AATCCCGGGACAGTTAACCGATAGAAGAACAATGTTAGGGGAACTTAATTGGATATTTACAGCAATTACCGACACAATTGCATGGAACACTTTGCCAAGAG ATTTATTCCAAAGATTATTTAGACAAGATTTATTAGTCGCTAGTTTGTTTAGAAACTTTTTACTTGCTGAAAGGATACTTCGTTCGTACGACTGTACCCCTGTTTCGTGTCCAAAATTACCACCTACTTATCAg CATCCTATGTGGCAAGCATGGGATTTGGCACTTGATCTCTGTTTAGCGCAATTACCATCTATTCTTGAAAACGAAGATCAATTTGCGCATTCGCCGTTCTTTGAAGAGCAGCTTACAGCCTTTCAAGTATGGCTTACGTTAGGTTCTAAAAATCGTAACCCTCCAGAACAGCTGCCAATAGTACTTCAAGTATTGCTAAGTCAAGTTCATAGATTAAGAGCGTTAGAATTATTAGGATGTTTCCTTGATCTTGGTCCATGGGCGGTGAACTTGGCTCTCAGCGTGGGCATTTTCCCGTACGTTTTAAAATTGCTTCAAAGCAACGCTAGAGAATTACGCCCGTTACTTGTTTTTATTTGGGCAAAAATTCTTGCTGTTGACAGT ACGTGCCAAGCAGATCTTGTAAGAGATGGCGGACACAAATATTTCTTATCTGTTCTTCAGGATACTTCCATACCG agcGAACAAAGAACATTGGCGGCATTTGTTCTAGCCAGTATTGTAAATGATTATAGACCAGGTCAGATAGCTGCAAATCATGGTAGTCTCGTTTCAATTTGTTTGGAACAACTTGGGGATTCGAACGCTTTATTAAGACAGTGGTTGTGTTTATGTCTTGCGAGACTTTGGCACAATTATGATAAAGCAAGGTGGTGCGGAGTCAGAGATATTGCTCACGAGAAACTATTCACGTTATTACAAGATCCAGTTCCCGAG GTTCGAGCAGCTAGCGTTTACGCTTTGGGCACATTTATAAACAGCGTAACAACCCGCAGCGAACATGCAAATAACATTGATCAAATTATCGCGATGACACTAATTAATACTGTCTCGCATGATATGAGTCCTTTAGTTAGAAAA GAATTAGTAGTAGCGCTTcaatggatggttttgcattttgaaaattcattcgTTACTTTAGCTTTGGCTGAAGAAAATAGTCGAAAAGATCTTGTAGTGGAAACATTATCTCCGTTTAGTGGAATGAGACGTATTAGTTCTAGAGACAGATTAAAAATGCTTTCTCCTAACAACGCGTACAGTGCAGACAGTACGGACGGATTCAGCCAGGATCGCATCAAGAGAGTCTCATCCTCGTCGTCCATTAGTAGTTTAG GAAATAATTGGGAGTTCGTGAGGAAACCTTGCGAGTCACTTG GACACAGTTCTCTTGGAAATCTACCAAGTCTTTCTTATGGTAGCATATATATGAAATTGTGGCATGGATTATGCAATCTTGACAGCGATCCTCATCCTGCTGTTGCTGCCATGTCTCAGAAGGTCACCAATCATATTCGTAATCAG GTCAAGGAATCATCAGCCCCTAAAGAAGTAATTGAAACTAAAATATCTTCATCGTTATCTCTTCCACCGTCTCCATCAAATCGCACTACATATTTAAG CAACAGCAAAGGAGAATCACCGCCTACGGTAAACTCTGGATCAGATTTATTACGTTCGTCGAGAATACCATCGCATAGTAATCGTTCAAGAAAACCGATTCCTAATACT ATATCAGAAGAAGCTGACGAAGTAGCTGGAATCAAAACTCCATTGATAACTTCGCAATTTGTCGAGTGGAGTTGCGCTCAATTTGCTCAGCCTTCGGTTAGTTTAGAAAGCGAAATAGAATCACTGAGTGATTTGGAAAGTAGAATTCATTATGAAAGAGAATGGCG ATATCTAAGGAATAAAAAGCAAAGACGCGAAGCAAGAGAAGAACAATTGCGAGCGGTACAAAGTAAAGTAGAATCGCAAGTGTTCCATGCAAGATGTCCACATTCTCCGGAAGTTTTAATGTTTCACCCTTTCGAACCTCATTTGGTTGTGGCGTTGAAAGATTTCTTTGG AGTATGGGATTGTCAAACTGGTGCGAAGTTGACTTACTGTGCGAGTCGTGGAAATAAAATGTCGCGTATTACGGCTTTAGAATTTATCAACGCTCACGATGTAAGTTTATTAATGACCGGATCTGATGATGGTTCGGTCAGAGTGTGGAAGAATTACAGCAGTATGTTAAATCGTGACCCGGTCTTACTTACCGCTTGGCAAGCGCTAGCTGATATACAGCCTACGACAAAAACCTCAACTG CTGGGTTAGTCACAAAATGGGAACAAAAGTCCCTTACATTAGCAGTGACAGGTGATGTTCGGTTTGTTAGACTATGGGACGCGGAGACTGAATTGAAAAAGCAAGATATACCGACCGGTGCTGATTGTTGCGCTACGTGTATTGATGTTGATGGCGCAG GTGTAATGATGGCACTAGGTTGCGGAGATGGTTCTGTTCGCTTATTTGATAGAAGATTACCTCCGTTAGAATCAAGAGTTATGATTTGGAGAGAACATACCGCATGGGTATTAAGTACTTCCCTGAGAAAATTTGATAGATCTGCACCACAATTGTTTACCGGTTCGTCCTCAGGGGACATTAGGATATTTGATCTTAGAAAAAATTCGTCTGTAAGCACTGTACAAATAACACAAGGTATTACAGCACTGGCAGCGCATGAAATGGCTGATATCTTTGCTtg CGGGTCAACAAATCATTGTATAAGTATTTACAATACTATGGGTCATCATTTAAACACGATCAAATTTCACGAAGGATTCATGGCTACCCGTATTAGCCCTGTAAGTTGTTTAAGTTTTCATCCCTATCGAGTGATTCTAGCAGCTGGATGTGTTGACAGTACTATTACAGCATACGCGTCTGAACCACGTAGATGA
- the LOC114875186 gene encoding ribonuclease P protein subunit p29, translating to MTESNQNIFSTLPKSITKQIRTCENSEQYITNFLQNTLPLNDSSCIAEELRKSFLLAKHKNKLNKKRRCKGKLLSSRKRMQLGLRKIGCKNDMKYVDILPLNQLWLKYMQQVLGTKFFSNIPKDPIDPNWETVNQQLIKADFHGAEISVLASKCPSLVGLSGIVIQDTKNTFRICGKDNIIRTIPKDVVIMNIYLKEVKLEFFGKDLSIRPTERTMKKFKCGRLYEL from the exons ATGACAGAATCTAATC aAAATATATTCTCAACGTTACCGAAAAGTATAACAAAACAAATTCGTACATGTGAGAATAGTGAACAATacattacaaattttttacaAAACACGTTACCTCTTAATGATAGCAGTTGCATAGCAGAAGAATTAAGAAAG TCATTTCTTCTTGctaaacataaaaataaactaaacAAGAAGAGAAGATGTAAAGGGAAACTATTAAGTAGTAGGAAACGAATGCAATTAGGTTTACGTAAAATTGGTTGCAAAAATGATATGAAATATGTTGATATACTACCATTAAATCAATTGTGGTTAAAGTACATGCAACAAGTACTTGGCActaaatttttttctaatatacCAAAAGATCCAATTGACCCAAATTGGGAAACAGTTAATCAACAATTAATCAAAGCAGATTTCCATGGTGCTGAAATTTCTGTTCTTGCATCAAAATGTCCCAGTTTAGTTGGATTAAGTGGTATAGTTATTCAAGATACCAAAAATACCTTTAGAATCTGTGGAAAAGATAATATCATAAGAa CCATACCCAAGGATGTAGttattatgaatatttatttaaaggaAGTAAAATTAGAATTCTTTGGAAAAGATCTTTCCATAAGACCTACGGAAAGAActatgaaaaaattcaaatgcgGACGTTTGTATGAATTATAg